The proteins below are encoded in one region of Alistipes indistinctus YIT 12060:
- the atpE gene encoding ATP synthase F0 subunit C — MLLSILLQAAAGLSIGKLGAALGAGLAAIGAGIGIGKIGGSAMEAIARQPESVNDIRTNMIIIAALVEGVALFAVVVCFLAL, encoded by the coding sequence ATGTTACTTTCCATTTTACTGCAGGCAGCAGCCGGATTAAGCATTGGGAAACTGGGCGCAGCCCTGGGCGCAGGACTGGCCGCCATCGGCGCCGGCATCGGCATCGGCAAGATCGGCGGATCGGCCATGGAGGCCATCGCACGCCAGCCCGAGTCGGTCAACGACATCCGTACGAACATGATCATCATCGCGGCGCTGGTCGAAGGCGTTGCTCTGTTCGCCGTGGTAGTCTGCTTCCTCGCGCTGTAA
- a CDS encoding F0F1 ATP synthase subunit delta codes for MNTGMIPSRYAKALYEYAGEKSATERVYGEMQRLAGSFAAEPALRRALDNPVLTPEQKSGLVYNAAGGDPSDELKRFVELVLSHKRMQLLHRMALDYMALYRRAHNISTGELQTAVAVDETTEQRLKEWIVSRTHGTVELRTLVRPDILGGFIFEMNSMRLDASVATQLREIREQFIDRNKRIV; via the coding sequence ATGAACACAGGAATGATTCCCTCGCGCTACGCCAAGGCTCTGTACGAGTACGCCGGAGAAAAATCGGCTACCGAACGTGTCTACGGCGAGATGCAACGGCTCGCCGGCAGTTTCGCGGCAGAGCCCGCCTTGCGCCGCGCGCTGGACAATCCCGTCCTCACGCCGGAACAAAAGAGCGGGTTGGTTTACAACGCCGCGGGCGGAGACCCGAGCGACGAGCTGAAACGGTTCGTGGAACTGGTGCTGAGCCACAAACGCATGCAGTTGCTGCACCGCATGGCGCTTGACTACATGGCCCTCTACCGCCGGGCGCACAACATCAGCACCGGCGAGTTGCAGACCGCCGTGGCGGTGGACGAAACCACCGAGCAGCGGCTCAAGGAGTGGATCGTCTCGCGCACGCACGGGACCGTCGAACTGCGGACACTGGTGCGCCCCGACATTCTCGGCGGGTTTATCTTCGAGATGAACTCGATGCGCCTGGACGCGAGCGTCGCGACGCAGCTGCGGGAAATCCGCGAGCAGTTCATCGACCGCAACAAGCGGATTGTCTAA
- the atpC gene encoding ATP synthase F1 subunit epsilon, with product MTLEILSPERTLFSGEVESVTLPGTLGEFTVLRHHAPLISSLTAGEVRFRQKGGGEQSFAVKGGFVEVKKDEVSVCIQQ from the coding sequence ATGACCTTAGAAATCCTGTCCCCCGAACGCACGCTGTTCAGCGGTGAAGTGGAGAGCGTGACCCTGCCGGGCACCCTCGGCGAATTCACCGTGCTGCGCCACCATGCGCCGCTCATCTCGTCACTCACTGCGGGCGAGGTGCGGTTCCGGCAAAAAGGCGGCGGCGAGCAGAGCTTCGCGGTGAAAGGCGGCTTCGTGGAGGTTAAAAAGGACGAGGTTTCGGTCTGCATCCAGCAATAA
- the atpF gene encoding F0F1 ATP synthase subunit B encodes MGLLLPESGLLFWMLLSFGVVFAVLAKYGFPVITRMVEERRAYVEQSLQAAQEANDQLAQVKAQSEALLQSAREQQMKILNEASATRDQIVAEAKAKAQAETQRQIDDAKRQIRLEQEAAVRAARSQIALLAVDIAGKVIREKLDTSAAQMSMIDRLLDEAPVMKAGQNNIQ; translated from the coding sequence ATGGGACTCTTATTACCCGAATCGGGCCTTCTGTTCTGGATGCTCCTCTCCTTCGGAGTGGTTTTTGCCGTGCTGGCCAAGTACGGCTTCCCCGTCATCACGCGGATGGTGGAGGAGCGCCGGGCATACGTGGAGCAGTCCCTGCAGGCGGCCCAAGAGGCCAACGACCAGCTCGCGCAGGTCAAGGCCCAAAGTGAAGCGCTGCTCCAAAGCGCGCGTGAACAGCAGATGAAGATCCTGAACGAAGCGTCAGCCACACGCGACCAGATCGTCGCCGAAGCGAAAGCCAAGGCACAGGCCGAAACACAGCGCCAGATCGACGATGCGAAGCGGCAGATCCGCCTCGAACAGGAGGCCGCCGTCCGCGCAGCCCGCAGCCAGATCGCACTGCTGGCCGTGGACATCGCCGGGAAGGTCATCCGCGAGAAACTCGACACGTCGGCGGCGCAGATGAGCATGATCGACCGCCTGTTGGACGAAGCGCCCGTCATGAAGGCAGGACAGAATAACATCCAGTAA
- the atpD gene encoding F0F1 ATP synthase subunit beta: MEAETTSGVRQAKEVTGRVSQIIGPVVDVYFEGAENEVTLPRIHDAMTIVRDDGRKLIIEVQQHIGENTVRTVAMDSTDGLHRGMKAVSYLHPITVPIGEQVKGRLLNVVGDAIDGLKQPDMNEGAYPIHRDPPKFDELTTSQEVLYTGIKVIDLLEPYSKGGKIGLFGGAGVGKTVLIMEMINNIAKKHNGFSVFAGVGERTREGNDLLREMLESGVIRYGKEFMEGLEKGEWDLSKVDFNEVEKSQATLVFGQMNEPPGARASVALSGLTVAESFRDEGTGTKDILFFIDNIFRFTQAGSEVSALLGRMPSAVGYQPTLATEMGAMQERITSTKKGSITSIQAVYVPADDLTDPAPATTFTHLDATTVLSRKITELGIYPAVDPLESTSRILDPLVVGEEHYQTAQRVKQILQRNKELQDIISILGMEELSDEDRQTVNRARRVQRFLSQPFTVAEQFTGVAGVMVSIEDTIKGFKMILDGEVDYLPEQAFLNVGTIEEAIEKGKKILAQAAV, encoded by the coding sequence ATGGAAGCGGAAACTACATCGGGCGTTCGTCAGGCCAAAGAGGTAACGGGCCGCGTCTCGCAGATCATCGGACCGGTGGTGGACGTCTATTTCGAAGGCGCCGAAAACGAAGTGACCCTGCCGCGCATCCACGACGCGATGACCATCGTCCGCGACGACGGCCGCAAGCTGATCATCGAGGTGCAGCAGCATATCGGGGAAAACACGGTGCGCACGGTGGCGATGGACTCCACCGACGGACTGCACCGCGGCATGAAGGCCGTCTCCTACCTGCACCCGATCACGGTGCCCATCGGCGAACAGGTCAAGGGACGCCTGCTGAACGTGGTGGGCGACGCCATCGACGGGCTCAAACAACCCGACATGAACGAAGGCGCCTACCCGATCCACCGCGATCCGCCGAAATTCGACGAGCTGACCACCTCGCAGGAAGTACTCTACACCGGCATCAAGGTGATCGACCTGCTGGAACCCTACTCGAAAGGCGGCAAAATCGGCCTGTTCGGCGGCGCCGGCGTGGGCAAAACCGTGCTGATCATGGAGATGATCAACAACATCGCCAAAAAACACAACGGCTTCTCGGTGTTCGCCGGCGTAGGCGAACGTACCCGCGAGGGTAACGACCTGCTGCGCGAAATGCTCGAATCGGGCGTTATCCGTTACGGCAAAGAGTTCATGGAAGGACTCGAAAAAGGCGAATGGGACCTGTCGAAAGTGGACTTCAACGAAGTCGAAAAATCGCAGGCGACACTGGTGTTCGGCCAGATGAACGAACCGCCGGGAGCCCGTGCGTCGGTGGCCCTGTCGGGGCTGACCGTGGCCGAGTCGTTCCGCGACGAAGGCACCGGCACGAAAGATATCCTTTTCTTCATCGACAACATCTTCCGTTTCACACAGGCGGGTTCCGAGGTGTCGGCGCTGCTGGGGCGTATGCCCTCGGCCGTAGGTTACCAGCCGACGCTGGCGACCGAAATGGGCGCGATGCAGGAACGCATCACCTCGACGAAAAAGGGCTCGATCACCTCGATCCAGGCGGTCTACGTACCGGCCGACGACCTGACCGACCCGGCTCCGGCGACCACCTTCACGCACCTCGACGCAACCACCGTGCTGAGCCGTAAGATCACCGAACTGGGTATCTACCCGGCCGTCGATCCGCTCGAATCGACCTCGCGCATCCTCGACCCGCTGGTGGTAGGCGAAGAGCATTACCAGACCGCGCAGCGCGTGAAACAGATCCTGCAACGCAACAAGGAGCTCCAGGACATCATTTCGATCCTCGGCATGGAGGAGCTCTCGGACGAAGACCGCCAGACGGTGAACCGCGCGCGCCGCGTGCAGCGTTTCCTGTCGCAGCCGTTCACGGTAGCCGAGCAGTTTACCGGCGTAGCGGGCGTGATGGTCTCCATCGAAGATACGATCAAAGGTTTCAAGATGATCCTCGACGGCGAGGTGGACTACCTGCCCGAGCAGGCGTTCCTGAACGTCGGCACGATCGAGGAAGCCATCGAAAAGGGTAAGAAAATTCTAGCACAGGCTGCCGTATGA
- a CDS encoding glycoside hydrolase family 31 protein encodes MKRLFLYVIAALLAVQGAWAAAPARYELKLRSGQKMRIDVCSDRIFRVRVTPADTFAESLLERYGLLKTDWEPVQVTQRNEGGVVVLGTPACRIRIDRKDGRISVTDLKGNAILREASYLAPGAPLITALGQSLNEKFQKPRRDEAIIGDTTKNGAQQQQQTEVGDMSRNSILSFTLADDERFYGGGSTSRDHIQHRGEVLRMWASYQIAEAPIPFMMSSAGWGVFDNTTVRSYFDVARYDKERLLIYNTAPGADFYVMVGGSMPQTLGLYTSLTGRAYVLPRWMYGLSFGGHMQENQFEMMDDAVRFRTEKVPCDVMWIEPQWMSKYYDFSTEKSWNYKLFPPEGYWVEKQFPKHEWKTSFVGRLHGLGYKLGLWLCIDHDQSIVEEDIIAAREGRPQSGKEHWFDHLTNFMDQGVDGFKLDPARTLDEHPDREYYNGFTDKEMHNLNQVLMPRQMNRVFRDHKGIRPWQHYCGGFAGTQRWTANQSGDNGGERTALFDQLNLGSSGLMNTSCDVMSAKDEMAALHMGVFLPWIQINSWFGLLHPWYFPDKEKAMYRDYIQLRHDLFPYIYSAALNGHLTGMPILRSMPLVYPDDRNVDDMVFQYMFGDNLLIGVFSDSIYLPKGDWIDFWTGEQLRGEGKEIRHAIPDNRAGLAFVKAGAILPMQKPVQYIGERPLDTLILKVYPSGNSSYTLYEDDGVTFDYEQGKIAKTVFDCRQSGGRTELVVNPAEGDYNGMYPARVYEVEMRLASRPGSVTVDGVKTDAWSYGDGLLKVAVTQPDVRKKSVLVAE; translated from the coding sequence ATGAAAAGACTTTTTTTGTATGTGATTGCCGCATTGCTGGCGGTGCAAGGAGCGTGGGCGGCCGCACCCGCGCGGTATGAGCTGAAGCTCCGCAGCGGACAGAAGATGCGTATCGACGTGTGCAGCGACCGGATTTTCCGGGTTCGCGTGACGCCTGCCGACACCTTTGCCGAGTCGCTGCTGGAGCGTTACGGATTGTTGAAAACCGACTGGGAGCCGGTGCAGGTGACCCAGCGCAATGAGGGCGGTGTCGTGGTGCTCGGTACTCCGGCCTGCCGCATACGCATCGATAGGAAGGACGGGCGCATCAGCGTGACCGACCTGAAGGGAAACGCCATCCTGCGCGAGGCCTCGTACCTCGCCCCGGGCGCTCCGCTCATCACGGCGCTCGGGCAGTCGCTCAACGAGAAGTTCCAGAAGCCGCGCCGCGACGAGGCGATTATCGGCGATACGACCAAAAACGGGGCTCAGCAGCAGCAGCAGACCGAAGTGGGCGATATGAGCCGCAACAGCATCCTGAGCTTTACCCTGGCCGATGACGAGCGTTTTTACGGCGGCGGCAGCACGAGCCGTGACCATATCCAGCACCGCGGCGAGGTGTTGCGCATGTGGGCCAGCTACCAGATCGCCGAGGCACCGATTCCGTTCATGATGAGCTCGGCGGGGTGGGGCGTTTTCGACAATACCACGGTGCGCAGCTATTTCGACGTAGCCCGTTACGACAAGGAGCGTCTCCTTATTTATAATACGGCTCCCGGCGCTGACTTTTACGTGATGGTGGGCGGTTCCATGCCGCAGACCCTCGGCCTCTACACGTCGCTTACCGGCCGCGCCTACGTGCTGCCGCGCTGGATGTACGGCCTTTCGTTCGGCGGTCATATGCAGGAGAACCAGTTCGAGATGATGGACGACGCGGTGCGTTTCCGCACCGAAAAGGTGCCGTGTGACGTGATGTGGATCGAACCGCAGTGGATGTCGAAATATTACGACTTCTCGACCGAAAAGAGCTGGAATTACAAACTCTTCCCGCCCGAAGGCTACTGGGTCGAGAAACAGTTCCCGAAGCACGAATGGAAAACCAGCTTCGTCGGCCGCCTGCACGGGCTGGGCTATAAGTTGGGCCTGTGGCTCTGCATCGACCACGACCAGAGCATTGTCGAAGAGGATATTATCGCAGCGCGCGAAGGCCGCCCGCAGTCGGGCAAGGAGCACTGGTTCGACCACCTGACCAATTTTATGGACCAGGGCGTCGACGGCTTCAAGCTCGATCCGGCGCGCACGCTCGACGAGCATCCCGACCGGGAGTATTACAACGGATTCACCGACAAAGAGATGCATAACCTGAACCAGGTGCTGATGCCGCGCCAGATGAACCGTGTGTTCCGCGACCACAAGGGCATCCGTCCGTGGCAGCACTACTGCGGTGGATTTGCCGGGACGCAGCGCTGGACGGCCAACCAGAGCGGCGACAACGGCGGCGAGCGTACCGCGCTGTTCGACCAGCTGAACCTCGGTTCGAGCGGGTTGATGAACACTTCCTGCGACGTGATGTCGGCCAAGGACGAAATGGCCGCGCTGCACATGGGCGTTTTCCTGCCGTGGATCCAGATCAACAGCTGGTTCGGCCTGCTGCACCCGTGGTACTTCCCCGACAAGGAGAAGGCGATGTACCGCGATTATATCCAGCTCAGACACGACCTCTTTCCTTATATCTATTCTGCGGCGCTGAACGGCCACCTGACCGGTATGCCGATCCTGCGCTCGATGCCTCTGGTATATCCCGACGACCGCAACGTGGACGACATGGTTTTCCAGTATATGTTCGGCGACAACCTGCTGATCGGCGTCTTCAGCGACTCGATCTACCTGCCCAAGGGCGACTGGATCGATTTTTGGACCGGCGAACAGCTGCGCGGCGAAGGAAAGGAGATTCGGCACGCGATTCCCGACAACCGGGCCGGGCTGGCCTTTGTGAAAGCCGGTGCGATCCTGCCGATGCAGAAGCCGGTGCAGTATATCGGCGAACGTCCGCTCGACACGCTGATCCTGAAGGTGTACCCGTCGGGCAACAGTTCTTATACGCTCTATGAGGACGACGGCGTTACTTTCGATTACGAGCAGGGTAAGATCGCCAAAACGGTCTTCGATTGCAGGCAGTCCGGCGGCCGCACCGAATTGGTAGTGAACCCGGCCGAGGGCGATTACAACGGCATGTATCCCGCACGCGTGTACGAAGTCGAGATGAGGCTCGCTTCGCGTCCCGGTTCGGTGACCGTCGACGGCGTGAAAACGGATGCGTGGAGTTACGGCGACGGTTTGCTGAAAGTGGCGGTAACCCAGCCCGATGTGCGTAAAAAGAGCGTGCTCGTGGCGGAATAG
- a CDS encoding F0F1 ATP synthase subunit gamma: MASLKEVKARIASVNSTLKITSAMKMVASAKLHRAQAAIESMLPYEKKLNSMLAGFLTSGVQVDSTLAREREVQRVALVAVSSNTSLCGAFNANVIKKLNARLEDYQSLGRENILIYPIGKKVEKAVRKEGYEPQGSYQSMIDKPDYQAAAELAEQLMEMFEKGEVDRVELIYNHFKSTAVQVMTDEQYLPVEMPEEPQQAPDQYRPDYIVEPSAAEVVQTLVPQVLSLKIFTILLDSSAAEHAARTIAMQMATDNATALLQELKIQYNKSRQQAITNELLDMMGGETAAN; the protein is encoded by the coding sequence ATGGCATCGCTCAAGGAGGTCAAAGCAAGAATCGCATCGGTCAACAGCACGCTGAAGATTACTTCGGCGATGAAGATGGTGGCCTCGGCCAAGCTGCACCGGGCGCAGGCGGCCATCGAGAGCATGCTGCCCTATGAGAAGAAACTCAACAGCATGCTCGCGGGGTTCCTTACCTCGGGCGTACAGGTCGACTCGACGCTGGCCCGCGAGCGCGAAGTACAGCGCGTGGCGTTGGTGGCCGTCTCGTCGAACACGTCGCTCTGCGGCGCTTTCAACGCGAATGTGATCAAAAAGCTCAATGCCCGGCTCGAAGATTACCAGTCGCTGGGCCGCGAGAACATCCTGATCTACCCCATCGGCAAAAAAGTGGAGAAAGCAGTCAGAAAAGAGGGCTACGAACCTCAAGGCAGCTACCAGTCGATGATCGACAAACCGGACTACCAGGCCGCTGCCGAATTGGCGGAACAGTTGATGGAGATGTTTGAAAAGGGCGAAGTCGACCGCGTGGAGTTGATCTACAACCATTTCAAAAGCACGGCCGTACAGGTGATGACCGACGAACAGTACCTGCCCGTCGAAATGCCGGAAGAACCGCAGCAGGCCCCCGACCAATACCGGCCCGACTACATCGTCGAACCGAGCGCGGCGGAAGTGGTGCAGACACTGGTTCCGCAGGTACTGAGCCTTAAGATCTTCACGATCCTGCTCGATTCTTCAGCTGCGGAACATGCGGCCCGCACAATCGCGATGCAGATGGCGACCGACAATGCGACAGCGCTGCTTCAGGAGCTGAAAATCCAGTACAACAAGTCGCGCCAGCAGGCGATCACCAACGAACTGCTCGACATGATGGGCGGCGAGACGGCTGCGAATTAA
- the atpA gene encoding F0F1 ATP synthase subunit alpha: protein MSENIKPSEVSDVLRMQLEGIDTDLRFDEVGTVLEVSDGVARIYGLENAEANELLEFDNGIKAVVMNLEEDNVGVVLLGPTDRIKEGDTVKRTGRIASIQVGEGMLGRVINPLGETLDGFGLIGGETTEMPLERKAPGVIFRQPVNQPLQTGLKAIDAMIPIGRGQRELIIGDRQTGKTSIAIDTILNQKTNFDAGKPVYCIYVAIGQKGSTVAALVNTLREKGAMDYTIVVAATAADPAALQYFAPFAGAAIGEYFRDTGRDALVVYDDLSKQAVAYREVSLILRRPSGREAYPGDIFYLHSRLLERAAKIINQQEVAEQMNDLPESLKGKVKGGGSLTALPIIETQAGDVSAYIPTNVISITDGQIFLETDLFNQGIRPAINVGISVSRVGGNAQVKAMKKVAGTLKIDQAQYRELEAFTQFGGDMDPVTAQTIDKGQKNTQLLVQPQYSPMPVGEQIAILYCGVHGLLKDVPLDKVHDFEKALINNLQGTDVLETLQKGVIDDKITAKLDEVAALVAASLKTA, encoded by the coding sequence ATGTCTGAAAATATCAAACCAAGCGAAGTATCGGACGTACTGCGGATGCAGCTCGAGGGGATCGATACCGACCTGCGGTTCGACGAAGTGGGTACCGTGCTCGAAGTGAGCGACGGCGTGGCCCGCATCTACGGACTGGAGAACGCCGAGGCCAACGAACTGCTCGAGTTCGACAACGGCATCAAAGCCGTGGTGATGAACCTCGAGGAGGACAACGTCGGCGTCGTGCTGCTGGGCCCCACCGACCGCATCAAGGAGGGCGACACCGTCAAACGTACGGGCCGCATCGCCTCGATCCAGGTGGGCGAAGGAATGCTCGGCCGCGTCATCAACCCGCTGGGCGAGACGCTCGACGGATTCGGGCTGATCGGCGGCGAAACGACCGAAATGCCGCTCGAACGCAAGGCCCCCGGCGTCATCTTCCGCCAACCGGTGAACCAGCCGCTGCAAACCGGACTCAAGGCGATCGACGCGATGATTCCGATCGGCCGCGGACAGCGCGAACTGATCATCGGCGACCGCCAGACCGGAAAAACCTCGATCGCGATCGACACGATCCTGAACCAGAAAACGAACTTCGACGCGGGCAAACCGGTTTACTGCATCTATGTGGCCATCGGCCAGAAGGGCTCTACGGTAGCCGCGCTGGTCAACACCCTGCGGGAGAAAGGCGCCATGGACTACACGATCGTCGTAGCCGCCACGGCCGCCGACCCTGCCGCACTGCAATATTTTGCGCCGTTCGCGGGCGCCGCGATCGGCGAATATTTCCGCGACACGGGCCGCGATGCGCTGGTCGTTTACGACGACTTGTCGAAACAGGCCGTCGCCTACCGCGAGGTGTCGCTGATCCTGCGCCGTCCGTCGGGCCGCGAGGCCTACCCGGGCGACATCTTCTACCTGCACTCGCGCCTGCTGGAGCGTGCGGCGAAGATCATCAACCAGCAGGAGGTGGCCGAACAGATGAACGACCTGCCCGAAAGCCTCAAAGGGAAAGTCAAGGGCGGCGGTTCGCTCACCGCACTGCCGATCATCGAGACGCAGGCGGGCGACGTGTCGGCCTACATTCCGACGAATGTGATCTCGATCACCGACGGCCAGATCTTCCTCGAAACCGACCTTTTCAACCAGGGTATCCGCCCGGCGATCAACGTCGGCATCTCGGTATCCCGCGTGGGCGGCAACGCACAGGTCAAAGCGATGAAGAAAGTGGCCGGAACGCTGAAGATCGACCAGGCGCAATACCGCGAACTGGAGGCCTTCACGCAATTCGGCGGCGATATGGACCCGGTTACCGCACAGACGATCGACAAGGGACAGAAGAATACGCAGCTGCTCGTGCAACCGCAATACTCGCCGATGCCTGTCGGGGAGCAGATCGCAATCCTCTACTGCGGTGTCCACGGCTTGCTGAAAGACGTCCCCCTGGACAAAGTGCACGACTTCGAAAAAGCCCTGATCAATAACCTGCAGGGTACGGATGTACTCGAAACGCTGCAAAAAGGTGTTATCGACGATAAGATCACCGCAAAACTCGACGAAGTGGCCGCGTTGGTAGCCGCATCGCTCAAAACCGCATAG
- the atpB gene encoding F0F1 ATP synthase subunit A, with protein sequence MKAYRHILLVTGLLLTLFAFVPQARGEGWEHHDTVPAAEAPDAGVIGNADATAAEEVAAENKAEEAVDVKGIVFGHIGDSYDWHITTWGKTHITVPLPVIVRGENGRWHLFSSSRVAHGQSYEGFYIAQGGDYDGKIVERNAAGEEVRPIDLSLTKTAFALLFNSALLMLIVLGAARWYKRHPVRTSAPGGFVGLMEAAVMMIHDDLIKSCVGKDYKRFAPYLLTVFFFILINNLMGLVPIFPGGANVTGNIAITLLLAIATFIMTNVFGTREYWKEIFWPEVPTWLKCPVPMMPAIEFVGILTKPFALMIRLFANMMAGHAVILSLTCLVFVTVSMGPVVNGSMTVVSVIFCIFMNLLELLVAFIQAYVFTMLSAVFIGLARVEPHHKKEEQEI encoded by the coding sequence ATGAAAGCTTACAGACATATCCTGCTCGTAACGGGCCTGCTGCTGACGCTCTTCGCCTTCGTGCCCCAGGCCAGGGGCGAGGGATGGGAACACCACGACACCGTACCCGCCGCCGAAGCGCCGGACGCAGGGGTGATCGGCAACGCGGACGCGACGGCCGCCGAAGAGGTAGCCGCCGAGAACAAAGCCGAAGAGGCGGTCGACGTAAAAGGCATCGTCTTCGGGCACATCGGCGACTCCTACGACTGGCACATCACCACATGGGGCAAAACCCACATCACCGTACCGCTGCCGGTAATCGTGCGCGGGGAGAACGGGCGGTGGCACCTCTTCTCGTCGTCGCGCGTGGCCCACGGCCAGAGTTACGAGGGCTTCTACATCGCACAGGGCGGCGACTACGACGGTAAAATCGTCGAGCGCAACGCCGCAGGCGAAGAGGTGCGCCCGATCGACCTGTCGCTGACGAAAACGGCCTTCGCCCTGCTGTTCAACTCCGCGCTGCTGATGCTGATCGTACTGGGCGCCGCACGCTGGTACAAACGCCATCCCGTGCGCACATCGGCCCCGGGCGGTTTCGTCGGACTGATGGAGGCGGCCGTGATGATGATCCACGACGACCTGATCAAGAGCTGCGTGGGCAAAGACTACAAACGCTTCGCCCCCTATCTGCTGACGGTGTTCTTTTTCATCCTGATAAACAACCTGATGGGGTTGGTTCCGATCTTCCCCGGCGGGGCGAACGTCACCGGTAACATCGCGATCACCCTGCTGTTGGCCATCGCGACGTTCATCATGACCAACGTATTCGGAACACGCGAATACTGGAAAGAGATTTTCTGGCCCGAAGTGCCCACCTGGCTCAAATGCCCGGTGCCGATGATGCCGGCCATCGAGTTCGTCGGTATCCTGACCAAACCCTTCGCACTGATGATCCGTCTGTTCGCCAACATGATGGCGGGACACGCGGTGATCCTCAGCCTCACCTGCCTCGTGTTCGTGACAGTGAGCATGGGCCCGGTGGTGAACGGTTCGATGACCGTGGTGTCGGTGATCTTCTGCATTTTCATGAACCTGCTCGAATTGCTGGTAGCCTTCATCCAGGCCTACGTCTTCACGATGCTCTCGGCGGTGTTTATCGGACTGGCGCGCGTGGAACCGCACCACAAGAAAGAAGAACAGGAAATATAA